In the Quercus lobata isolate SW786 chromosome 5, ValleyOak3.0 Primary Assembly, whole genome shotgun sequence genome, one interval contains:
- the LOC115991642 gene encoding G-type lectin S-receptor-like serine/threonine-protein kinase SD1-13 — translation MGIVSISFCTYKLWKWIIAKRKARRTKENGMLLLNKEESHKKFSSDNQKQVQELPLFNFEMLVNATSNFHLSNKLGQGGFGPVYRGKMSDGQEIAVKRLSRTSAQGLEEFMNEVVVISKLQHRNLVRLLGCCVEGEERMLLYEYMPNKSLDAFLFDPHKERLLDWKKRFNIIEGIGRGLLYLHRDSRLRIIHRDLKASNILLDKELNPKISDFGMARIFGSNEDQANTNRVVGTYGYMSPEYAMEGRFSEKSDVFSFGVLLLEIVSERRNSSFYNDEQSQSLLGLAWKLWNTNNAIALIDVMIYEPCFEIEILRCIQVGLLCVQEFAQDRPTVSDVVSMLKSEIVHPPLPMKPAFIERQIASDTDSSQRSQTECSVNNVTVTMVQGR, via the exons ATGGGAATTGTTAGCATTTCATTCTGCACTTACAAATTGTGGAAGTGGATCATTGCTAAACGGAAAG CAAGGAGAACGAAAGAAAATGGGATGTTATTGCTCAACAAAGAggaatcacataaaaaattttctagtgACAACCAGAAACAAGTCCAGGAGCTCCCACTATTCAATTTTGAGATGCTGGTGAACGCAACAAGCAACTTCCATCTATCTAACAAGCTTGGTCAAGGTGGATTTGGTCCCGTATACAGG ggaAAAATGTCAGATGGACAAGAAATTGCAGTAAAAAGACTTTCCAGAACCTCTGCACAGGGGTTAGAagaatttatgaatgaagtGGTGGTAATTTCTAAACTCCAACACCGGAATCTTGTTAGGCTCCTTGGCTGCTGTGTTGAAGGAGAAGAGAGGATGTTGTTATATGAATACATGCCAAACAAAAGTCTGGATGCATTTCTCTTCG atCCACACAAAGAAAGACTGCTAGATTGGAAAAAACGCTTCAACATTATTGAAGGAATTGGCCGAGGTCTACTCTACCTTCATAGGGATTCTAGATTACGGATTATTCATAGAGATCTAAAGGCAAGTAACATATTGTTAGATAAAGAgctaaatccaaaaatatcagattttggTATGGCCAGGATTTTTGGAAGTAATGAAGACCAGGCCAATACTAATAGGGTCGTCGGAACTTA TGGCTATATGTCTCCTGAATATGCAATGGAAGGCCGATTTTCAGAGAAATCAGATGTCTTTAGCTTTGGAGTGTTGTTACTAGAGATAGTTAGTGAAAGAAGAAACAGTAGCTTTTATAATGATGAGCAGTCCCAAAGCCTTTTAGGACTT GCATGGAAATTGTGGAACACAAACAACGCTATAGCATTAATAGACGTGATGATATATGAGCCCTGCTTTGAAATAGAGATTTTAAGATGCATACAAGTTGGACTGTTGTGTGTGCAAGAATTTGCTCAAGATCGGCCAACAGTATCTGATGTTGTTTCCATGCTTAAAAGTGAGATTGTTCATCCGCCTCTTCCAATGAAACCAGCCTTCATTGAAAGGCAGATCGCATCAGATACAGATTCCTCTCAACGCAGCCAAACAGAATGCTCTGTTAACAATGTTACTGTTACAATGGTTCAAGGTCGATAG